The stretch of DNA CAGCGCAGCGGGATGAAGCCCAGGCTCCAGCCGTAGTTCGCCGCTTCGCGCGGTGAGAACAGGATCACACCCAATCGCAGCGACAGGTAGATGGCCGCCGGCACCAGCGCGCCGCAGGTCGCCAACAGCCAGCTGCGCGGACGGCCCAGCAACAGCCAGGCGATCGCGGTCAGGGCCGGAATGACGATTGCCGACTCCTTCGACAGCAGGCCGATCGCGGTCAGCGCCGCGGCACCGGCGGCGATCCACCACGGCGACCGCCCGCGCTGGGCCAGCAGTCCGGTCGCCAGCGCGCAGCCGACCCAGACAAGGTCGCCGATGGTGCCGACCCAGCCATGGGTCTGCACGGCATAAGGGCTCAGGGCGAATATCAGCGCGCCGACAAAGGCGGCCCTGGCGGGGACGTCGAAGCGACGCAGCAGCAGCGCCAGCATCACCGCATTGAGGCCGCCCCAGGCAACCATCAGGCCGTGAAAAAGGTACGGGTGCGCGAACAGGTGCTGCGACAACCACAGCCACAGGCTGAAGGTCAGTGGCCGGTACTGGAAGCTGTCCAGGCCGGTCCACAGATAGCCGCGCGAGAGCAGGTTGGCGTCGTGCCCGGCAAATGCCGCCCATTGCAGCTCGTCATGGCTGAAATAGCCGGGATTGAAGACCAGTGGCGCCTGCACCAGCAGCACCGCGGCCAGAACCGCCAGCCAGAACCACCGCTGCTGCCACCCATTCCCTGTGCCCATCGTGTCCATCGCGCGCCCTTGAGGCGGGCATTGTGCGTAACGGCCGGCAACCGCGCCATACCGTGCCGTCCTCGGCCTCCGCCGGAAGCGGCTAGAATCTGCGGCCCGCCTGTGGTTTTCCCTCAGATGTCCGACAACTCGCCCGCAAACGACCTCAAGCAAGCCGCGCTGGACTATCACCGCCTGAGCCCGCCCGGCAAGATCAAGGTCAGCGCGACCAAGCCGATGGTCACCCAGCGTGACCTGGCCCTGGCCTACTCGCCGGGAGTGGCCTTCGCCTGCGAGGCGATCGTCGCCGACCCCAACTGCGCCAGCGAACTGACCGCGCGCGGCAACCTGGTGGCGGTGATCAGCAACGGCACCGCGGTGCTCGGCCTCGGCGACATCGGCCCGCTGGCCGGCAAGCCGGTCATGGAAGGCAAGGGCGTGCTGTTCCAGAAGTTCGCCGGCATCGACGTGTTCGACATCGAAATCGACGAACGCGACCCGGACAAGCTGGTCGACATCATCGCCAGCCTGGAGCCGACCTTCGGCGGCATCAACCTGGAAGACATCAAGGCACCGGAGTGCTTCATCGTCGAGCGCAAGCTGCGCGAGCGGATGAAGATCCCGGTGTTCCACGACGACCAGCACGGCACCGCGATCATCGTCGGCGCCGCCGTGATCAACGCGCTGGAAGTGGTCGGCAAGGACATCGGCAGCATCAGGATCGCCACCACCGGCGCCGGTGCCGCCGGCATCGCCTGCCTGGACATGCTGGTTGCGCTGGGCGTCAAGAAAGAGAACATCACCGCCTTCGACCGCGAGGGCGTGATCTACACCGGCCGCGACCATCTCGACCCGGACAAGGCGCGCTACGCGCGCGACACCGCGCACCGCACCCTGGCTGAAATCGTCGAAGGCGCCGACATCTTCCTGGGCCTGTCCGCCGGCGGCATCCTCAAGCCGGAGATGGTGGCCACGATGGCCGACAAGCCCATCATCCTGGCGCTGGCCAATCCCTATCCGGAGATCCTGCCGGAGGACGCCAAGAAGGTCCGCCCGGACTGCATCATCGCCACCGGCCGTTCGGACTACCCGAACCAGGTCAATAACGCGCTGTGCTTCCCCTACATCTTCCGTGGCGCGCTCGACGTCGGCGCGACCGGCATCAACGAGGCGATGAAGCTAGCCTGCGTGCGCGCGATCGCCAAGCTGGCGCGGATGGAATCGTCCGACCTGGGCAGTGCCTATGGCGGCGAGGTGCCGACCTTCGGCGCCGAATACCTGATCCCGCGCCCGTTCGACCCGCGCCTGCTGGTGGTGCTGGCCCCGGCCGTGGCCCAGGCGGCGATGGAATCGGGCATTGCCAACCGTCCGATCGAGGACATGCGCGCCTACGAGGAAAAGCTCGGCACCTTCATCTACCGCACCGGCCTGGTGATGAAGCCGGTCTACGACCGCGCCCGCAGCGACCGCAAGCGCGTGGTCTACGCCGAGGGCGAGGAAGAGACCGTGTTGCGCGCCGTGCAGACGGTGATCGACGACGGCCTGGCCTACCCGATCCTGATCGGCCGTCCGGACGTGATCGACACGCGCATCCAGCGCTTGGGCCTGCGCATGCGCGCCGGTGTCGATTTCGAACTGACCAACATCAACGACGACCCGCGCTTCAACGACTACTGGCAGACCTACCACGCCCTGACCGAACGCCGCGGCGTGACGCCGGCGGCGGCGAAGAACCTGCTGCGCTCGCGGCCGACGCTGATCGCGGCGCTGATGGTCGAGCGCGGCGAAGCCGACGCGATGATCTGCGGCCTGGTCGGCCGTTTCCACAAGAAGCTGGGCTACATGCGCAGCATCTTCGACTTCGACCCGGGCGTGACCGGCACGGCGGCGATGACCGGCGTGATCAACGACCAGGGCGTGTGGTTCTTCCTCGACACCCACGTGCAGTGCGATCCGACCGCCGAGCAGATCGCCGAGGCGACCCTGCAGGCCAGCTTCCGCCTGAAGCTGTTCGGCATCGAGCCGAAGGTGGCGCTGCTGTCGCATTCCAACTTCGGCAGCCACGACAACGCGTCGGCGGCGAAGATGCGCAAGGTCTACCAGCTGATCAAGCAGCGCGTGCCGAAGCTGGAGATGGACGGCGAAATGCAGGCCGACACCGCGTGGGACGAGGAGCTGCGCCACCGCATCTTCCCGAACACGCTGCTGAAGGGCCGCGCCAACCTGTTCGTGATGCCGAACCTGGACGCCGCCAACATCACCTACAACATGGTGCGGGTGATGACCGAAGGCGTGGCGATCGGGCCGATCCTGATGGGCCTGGACAAGCCGGCGCACATCCTCACGCCGGCGTCGACGCCGCGCCGGGTGGTGAACATGACGGCGATCGCGGCGGTGGATGCGCAGATTCGCGCGTCGCTGGGGCAGGGCGGCTAGTCTTCGTCCTCATCCCCGCGCAGCACCTTCCTCTGCATCGCATCCAGATACGCATCGGCCTCTGCCGCTGACGAGAAGATCTCGTTCAGCGGCACCGCCTTCACCACATCGAACACCTTCTGGATCTGCGGCTGCGGGTTGAGCACCAGCACCTTGCCCGAGTGCCCCGCCAGCGCCTTGCGTGCGCGGAAGATCGAGCGGATTCCTGCCGAACTGATGTACACAAGCTCGCTCAGGTCGAGCAGCAACGACTGCATGCCGGGCAACAGCGGCTCGAGCTGGCGGTCGAACTCGGCGTAGCTGTCGGTGTCGAGGCGGCCACCGAGGGCGATGCGCTGCGAACCGTTGCTGGGCGGATCGATGTGGATCTGGAGTTCCATGGGCGACCTCGTGGGGGACTTGCCTTGCAATCAAGGGGCTTGAAGTTTCAGCGTGTACGCAGCACCACGTGCAGCACGTTGTAAGGTTCCTCGCGCACATAGCGCACGCTGCGCGCCAGTTCGCGCACCAGGTGCACGCCCAGCCCGCCGACCGGCCGGTCGAGGATGTCGGCGTCCAGTTCCGGTGGGTCGTGGTCGAGCGGGTCAAAAGGCTTGCCGTTGTCGCGGAACTCGACATGCAGGCCGTCGTCGTCGCGGGCGATGTCGACTGCGATTCGGCGCTGCGCGTGTTCGCCGCCGTCGTCACCATGTTCGATCGCGTTGCAGACCACCTCCTCGGCGATCAGGCGCATGTCGTCGCGCAATTCCCTGGCGATGCCATGCTCGAGCAAAGACTGCTCGATCGAATCGAGCAGCAGCCCCAGCTGCGTGCGTTCGCACGGGATCTGCAGGCGCAGTCGCATCAGGCATTCCCCCCGGTCGATGGATCGAAACTCAATGCCAGCACGGTGATGTCGTCGGACTGCGCGGCCCCGTCGGCGAACCGATGTGCGGCCGCCACCAGCACCTCGCACAGGCCTCGGGCGTCGGCGCCGACCGGCAACGCGGTCAGCAGGCGCTCGGTACCGAAGGCATTGTGTCCGCCGTCGAGCGCCTCGCTGATGCCGTCCGTGTAGGCCACCAACGCATCGCCGGGCTGCAGCCGGCCGCGCCATAGCGGGTAGCTGTCGGCGATGTCGACGCCCAGCGGCGGGCCGGTCGGCACGTCGAGGTACTCGCGGCGGCCATCGGCATGCAGCAGCACCGGGGCCTCGTGGCCGGCGCTGGCCAGCACCACCTCGCCGCTGCCGGCATCGATCGCTCCGCACAGCACGGTGGCGAACATGCAGGTGTCGTTGCCTTCGACCAGGCGCGCGGCGGCCACCCGCAACGCCTTGTCCGGCGTACCGCCCAGGCTGGTGGCGACTTCGAGCACCGTCATCGCCCGCGCCATGAACAGCGCCGCCGGCACGCCCTTGTCGGAAACATCGCCGATGACGAACCACAGCACGCGCTCGTCGCGGACGAAGAACGTATAGAAGTCGCCGCCGACCGCCTTGGCCGGTTCCAGTAGTGCATGTGCCTGCAGGCAGTGGCCATCGGCGTGCAGCGTCGGTGCCGGCGGCAGCATCGCCAGCTGGATGTCGCGCGCGATCGACAGTTCGCTCTCGAGCTTCTGCCGGCTGCGCGCCATGCGCTCGATTTCCGCCAGTTGCGACTTGATCGAGCTTCGCGCTCGGTCGTAGGCGCGTGCGAGCAGGCCGACTTCGTCGCGGCGGGTGGTGTGCGGCAAGGGCCAGTCGAACTCGCCGGCGGCGAAGTGGCCGGCCGACGAGGTCAATGCCAGCAACGGCCGCGTGATCGGTCGCGCAATCAGCCACAGCACCAGCACCAGGACCAGCACCGCGAGCAGGCCGCCGGCGATGACCGCCCGTGTCGTGCTGCGCAGTTGCTCCTGCGCGTACTGCTCGGAGACCGACACCGCGACTGTCCACAGGCTGTCGGGCACCGGTTGCACCAGGCCGATGCGACGCGTGCCGGTGGTCGGGTCGAGGTAGGTCACGTCGGCGCTGCGGCGCTCGCGCACGGCGTCGAGCAACGGTTGCAGCATGCGGCCTTCGACCTGACTTACGCGGTCGTCCAGGCGCACTTTCAGCTCCAGCGCCGGAGACGGGTGCACGACGTACAGGTGTTCCGGACTCAGCACCACGCGCTGCACCGGCGAGTCGGGTGTCTGCTGGCCGATCAGCGTGCGCAGGCGGCTGACCGGCACGTCGAGGCTGACCATGCCGACCGGCGTCGAGGTGTGGTCGTCGGGATCGCGGCGGATCGGTCGGTTGTAGGTGACGAACGTCTGCTCGCCGGTGGCGGCATTGCGGTAGGGCTCCGACCACCAGGCGCGACCTTCGCCGATCGTGCGTTTCCACCACGGCTGGTCGTGGTAGTCGTAGCCGCGCGAGCGCATCGGCTGGGTGTAGTAGCCCTTGCCATCGCGGCGCACGTACCAGCTGTAGGCGGCATCGCCGTCATCGAGCGCGCCAGGTTCCAGCACCAGCATCGCCCCGGCGATGTCGTCGTCGCCGGCCACGGTGGCGCGGAGCAGGGCGTCGAGCGTGCGCGGATCACGGCCGACGCCGCGCACGGCCTCGCCGAGCGTGTTGGCGCCGACTTCGACAGACTCAAGCGTTGCGTGCAGGCCGAGCGCGGTCTGTTCGGCGAGCGTGCTGATCTCGCGTTCGCTCTGCGCAGTCAGCAACCGCGCCGAACGTGCCTGCACGATGAGCGTCGCCGCCAGCAGCACGGCGACGCAGCCGACGCAGATCCACAGCACCAGGCGCGTGCGCAGGCTCCGGTACCAGGGCACCGCGCGGCCGGACGCAGGCAACTCGGCAATGAGCTGGGTCATGGCGGTACCGGATCGGGAGCCCCTTGGCCGCAGCATAGCGCCGGGATGTGATGCCGGTGCTAACGCTCGCCGTCGTTCCCGGCCCCGACCGTCATTCCCGCGAAGGCGGGAACCCAGCGCCGTTGCTCCCCCAGCCAACCCCCACCGTCACCCCACGTCCCGCCCCCGGCTCGAAGTACCGCGCATTGCCCTCGTTGACGATCACCGACCCGGCGAACTCGCGATCGAACACGTTGTCCACGCGCATGAACGCGCGCCACCCCGAGGCCGCCGCGCGCCACTGCAAACGCAGCGCGAACTGCGCATAGCCCGGCGCGTAGTCCGTGTTGCGGTCGTCGGTGGCGATGCGATCGCTGGCACGTGCTTCCAGCGCGGCGACGATCCGGCCACTGGCATCGTTCCAGGCCAGCTCGGCATAGCCATCGGCTTGCGGAATGCCGGGAATGCGATTGCCCGCCTCCACCTGCTGCACCTGCTCGACGCCACCGCTGACCACGCGATAGCTGAAAGGCTCGGTGAAGCGTGCCCGCAACCAGTTGACCGTCAGCACGTACGACCATCGCGGGTGCAAGCGCGCCTCGATGCCCGCCTCCACGCCTTCGCGACGCGTCAGTCCGGCGTTGGCGAAGCTGGCGCGGCCGCCGCGGTTGTCGGCCGGCACGATCTCGTCCTCGCCGTCGATGCGGTAGGCCGCGATGCTGGCGTCGCCGGAACCGAAACGCCAGCGCGCCCCGATTTCGGCGCTGTCGAAATGCGCCGGTTCCAGGTCGAAGTTCAATCCGGCGCCGCCATCGGGCCGATAGGCCAGCTCGGTCACCGTCGGCGTTTCGAAGCCGCGGCCGACGCTGGCGAACACTTCGCCATGGCCAAACGCACGGGCCACGCCGAGCGATGCCGCGGTCTCGCTGTAGTCGATGCTGCCGCTGTCGTCGCCATTGCCCGGCGCGATGTAGTGATCGTCGGACGAGAAGTGCAGGCGCGCATGCCGCACCGCGCCGAGCACCGTCCAGTCATCGGCCGGCCGCAGATCGCCCAGCACGTAGGCCTCGTTGCTGCGGATGCGGTTGTCCTCGTCGCGACGCAGTCGTCCGCGCACGCCGAGCTGCGTGCCGACGAAGTTCTCGTAGCCGCGCCTCTGCTCGTGCAGCCAGCCGGCCTCGGCACCGACGGTCAGCGCGCCATGCTCGCCGTCCCAGCGATGCCCGGCTTCGACACCGGTCGACTGGCGTCCCAGGTCGATCACGCCGCCGGCGCTGGTCGGCGCGCGCTGCGCCGCGATCGGGATCGCCAGGAACTGCACGACGTCACGCGCCACGCCATAACCGCCCAGCCAGTACTCGCGCCCCGTCGCGTAGGCATCCTCCCAGCGAGCGCCGGCTTGCCCGTTGTCGATGCGCTTGCGCGTGTCGAACAGCT from Lysobacter arenosi encodes:
- a CDS encoding NADP-dependent malic enzyme; this translates as MSDNSPANDLKQAALDYHRLSPPGKIKVSATKPMVTQRDLALAYSPGVAFACEAIVADPNCASELTARGNLVAVISNGTAVLGLGDIGPLAGKPVMEGKGVLFQKFAGIDVFDIEIDERDPDKLVDIIASLEPTFGGINLEDIKAPECFIVERKLRERMKIPVFHDDQHGTAIIVGAAVINALEVVGKDIGSIRIATTGAGAAGIACLDMLVALGVKKENITAFDREGVIYTGRDHLDPDKARYARDTAHRTLAEIVEGADIFLGLSAGGILKPEMVATMADKPIILALANPYPEILPEDAKKVRPDCIIATGRSDYPNQVNNALCFPYIFRGALDVGATGINEAMKLACVRAIAKLARMESSDLGSAYGGEVPTFGAEYLIPRPFDPRLLVVLAPAVAQAAMESGIANRPIEDMRAYEEKLGTFIYRTGLVMKPVYDRARSDRKRVVYAEGEEETVLRAVQTVIDDGLAYPILIGRPDVIDTRIQRLGLRMRAGVDFELTNINDDPRFNDYWQTYHALTERRGVTPAAAKNLLRSRPTLIAALMVERGEADAMICGLVGRFHKKLGYMRSIFDFDPGVTGTAAMTGVINDQGVWFFLDTHVQCDPTAEQIAEATLQASFRLKLFGIEPKVALLSHSNFGSHDNASAAKMRKVYQLIKQRVPKLEMDGEMQADTAWDEELRHRIFPNTLLKGRANLFVMPNLDAANITYNMVRVMTEGVAIGPILMGLDKPAHILTPASTPRRVVNMTAIAAVDAQIRASLGQGG
- a CDS encoding STAS domain-containing protein translates to MELQIHIDPPSNGSQRIALGGRLDTDSYAEFDRQLEPLLPGMQSLLLDLSELVYISSAGIRSIFRARKALAGHSGKVLVLNPQPQIQKVFDVVKAVPLNEIFSSAAEADAYLDAMQRKVLRGDEDED
- a CDS encoding ATP-binding protein, with product MRLRLQIPCERTQLGLLLDSIEQSLLEHGIARELRDDMRLIAEEVVCNAIEHGDDGGEHAQRRIAVDIARDDDGLHVEFRDNGKPFDPLDHDPPELDADILDRPVGGLGVHLVRELARSVRYVREEPYNVLHVVLRTR
- a CDS encoding SpoIIE family protein phosphatase, coding for MTQLIAELPASGRAVPWYRSLRTRLVLWICVGCVAVLLAATLIVQARSARLLTAQSEREISTLAEQTALGLHATLESVEVGANTLGEAVRGVGRDPRTLDALLRATVAGDDDIAGAMLVLEPGALDDGDAAYSWYVRRDGKGYYTQPMRSRGYDYHDQPWWKRTIGEGRAWWSEPYRNAATGEQTFVTYNRPIRRDPDDHTSTPVGMVSLDVPVSRLRTLIGQQTPDSPVQRVVLSPEHLYVVHPSPALELKVRLDDRVSQVEGRMLQPLLDAVRERRSADVTYLDPTTGTRRIGLVQPVPDSLWTVAVSVSEQYAQEQLRSTTRAVIAGGLLAVLVLVLVLWLIARPITRPLLALTSSAGHFAAGEFDWPLPHTTRRDEVGLLARAYDRARSSIKSQLAEIERMARSRQKLESELSIARDIQLAMLPPAPTLHADGHCLQAHALLEPAKAVGGDFYTFFVRDERVLWFVIGDVSDKGVPAALFMARAMTVLEVATSLGGTPDKALRVAAARLVEGNDTCMFATVLCGAIDAGSGEVVLASAGHEAPVLLHADGRREYLDVPTGPPLGVDIADSYPLWRGRLQPGDALVAYTDGISEALDGGHNAFGTERLLTALPVGADARGLCEVLVAAAHRFADGAAQSDDITVLALSFDPSTGGNA
- a CDS encoding TonB-dependent receptor family protein — protein: MLSRWPRPPSAIAVACLLALPPAMAQQAPPAATTLDTVEVLGAHHELSDFPGSVTVIDGDTLRAGQRQVSLSEALVRAPGITVLDRQNYAQDLQVQSRGFGARSTFGIRGIKLIVDGIPSSALDGQGQAASFPLSALDRIQVLRGPLALQYGNAAGGAIVGETVLDGGHGVDVDAWAGSNASGRIATGIEGASDDDAWRWQALGSYFSTDGDRPHSSAERAQLDAIAQWVPGEGQRLRLVAGGLHQPYTDDPLGLTRAQWQRDPHGTDPVAELFDTRKRIDNGQAGARWEDAYATGREYWLGGYGVARDVVQFLAIPIAAQRAPTSAGGVIDLGRQSTGVEAGHRWDGEHGALTVGAEAGWLHEQRRGYENFVGTQLGVRGRLRRDEDNRIRSNEAYVLGDLRPADDWTVLGAVRHARLHFSSDDHYIAPGNGDDSGSIDYSETAASLGVARAFGHGEVFASVGRGFETPTVTELAYRPDGGAGLNFDLEPAHFDSAEIGARWRFGSGDASIAAYRIDGEDEIVPADNRGGRASFANAGLTRREGVEAGIEARLHPRWSYVLTVNWLRARFTEPFSYRVVSGGVEQVQQVEAGNRIPGIPQADGYAELAWNDASGRIVAALEARASDRIATDDRNTDYAPGYAQFALRLQWRAAASGWRAFMRVDNVFDREFAGSVIVNEGNARYFEPGAGRGVTVGVGWGSNGAGFPPSRE